cacggttttcggatttattcctttacttgtgctataagacctacgtacctgcctttcacgattcttgggcaacgggaagtaccctatatgttttcttgacagacgcgacggacgacacagacagacaacaaagtgatcctataagggttccgtttttccttttaaggtacggaaccctaaaaaatctaagtatgtaggtacttaatacttattattcaagtacataataaaattattatatcagTTCGTTTGGTTCTAATAGTATATAATCACTTTACATTCTACTCTAGTCCATCTGTTCCGATGACAAATAGTAGGTACGCAGTGTGATAGTatgtgatattattatgtaaattgatgtaatgtaatgtaaacatgtaaattttaacaaaaaaaaaaaacactaagaAACTTCATTAAAAAAGCCAACATCACGCGGTGTTCCCaggcggtcacccatccaagtaCTGACCGCGCCCGATGTTGCTTAACTTCGGTGATCGGACGAGAACCGGTGTATTCAACATGGTATGGACGTTGGCAACGAATAAGGTGAAAAACATAAATCTGTTTAGCATGacgtcagtgaagttctaacTGCATCTCAAGTCAAAAAAGTCTACAGaagaataataaaactataaaatattcgttagcAATCCTTGATGTATCCTTGATCCTttgaaaaatgatttaaaatgaaattattgaCGAAATAAAAAACGTTGTGATTCAGATCGGGTTTTAAATGATGATCTTTATCAATTAAAACCCGCCCTTTTAGAACTTCACTGAATTGCGCTGCCTGGGGCAAATGTGGCAACGATACGAACTACGTCGCGTAGTGGAGAACTCGTTCTCGACGGACGCGGAACGAGCCAAGCACGACGAGGTGTGCGTAACATCCGCCAGATGTCGCCGCCCCGATCGCGCGCAGTTCGCGCTCGCGCTGCGGAGGTCGCGTCGCGCGGAAGCACGCGAGCGCGCGACGAGGCCGCGGCATCGCTTCTCGGCCTTTTGGCTAAGATCAAAGTGTAGTATCTGTTCTTTTCAGCTTAATATCTGAAAGTTCCCGCACTGCGGGACCAGTATATTAAACTGATTTTTGTAACTCGACGGGATGTTCGGGGCTCGCTCCACTCCCGTCACGGGTCGGCCCGGCATTGCAGTGCCGCCGGGATCGGCCCACATAATTACTTTGACACAGACCAACTTGAGAGTTCGGGAGAAATAGGAGAATGCTgccatttagatttttatcaaaatcgctGTGGCACCCTGAAACCTTTATAAATCGAATTAACttaattaaacacatttttgtttCAAATATGCATAAAATTCAACTTACAGGCAAGTTTCCGTGCGGATACAGGATGTTCCGTTTATGCGACTTGGGTAGAACGTAGAGGCAGCCATTTTCTACCGTGACGTCATCTATAGCAGTCCACACTCCGATGATTTTCTCCGCAGGACGGAACGGGAAATAGTAGAGATCCTGGAATTTTGAAAACATGAGCATTAATCGAGCAAATCGCACTTGAGCggagcacatagttcgaaatattgatagatagatagagttGGGGTTCCAAGGCGCAAGAATGGCGATTTCGCACCgcaaaacgcagcgttggaagacccccaggGCCCTtactaggtgggcagacgacatcaaacgagccgcacggagccgctggattcaggcggcgcaagaccgtggcgtgtggaagtccctacaagagacctatgaccAGCACTGGGCATCTACTCgtttgatgaatgatgatgtatttaaaattatattaagtaaagGTTGCCTTAAAGCTGttagttttgcaattttgtaattttttacatggtttatttacgcacgaagttgcctTATTAGGCCTAAAATAGGTTGTTAACGAGTCCGCTAGGTACTAAGTAattaagataaattattatcataataataccaCAAGGTTATCTGGTCTCGAGGTTATGATGAGAAGTATGATGTCATTGACTCAAAAATTCGGTCAAGAgcgagtcggagtcgcacacggagggttctgtgccgtcgtacaagaaataaaaataacttttatggaggccattttgaatttcttatttatttgttgttatagcggcaaattttcacattctgtgaaaattttaactctctacctactgttcacgagatacagcccgcttacagacagatggatggacagatggaaagcggaagcttagtaataggtccCACTAGCAACTTTCgggtacagaactctaaaaagtaaTAGGTACTCACTCAGCAGTAACAAAGGTTTTTTTCTCATATTACGTGGTTTTTACCACGCGGGGTGATTCGCTGACTCAGTGCTCAAtgctgaatgatagccaccaagcttATTTGACATTCACtgttaatccattgaaggttctccttcacctttctactattGTAAAGCAAgccatcgtcaaggtctgcattcGTAAgaagtcgaaattccacggactaggatatggaacaccttTGCAGCATCAGTGTTCTTCTCCAATTGTTATATTCAAGAGTGAATAGTCATCTTCTAGACAAACGCGCTCCATTTGGCTGCATTaccacttgccagcaggtatGATTGCGACCAAGCGCTagtcttttaaataaataaaaaacgggTTTTTACCAAAAAATGTTCTAATATCACTGAGTgaaacagcaatgtagaaccaaccaatgtcaaatgagcttatGGCTGAACACTAAGTAAGGGAATCGGCCCGCAGAAGTGAGCCTGGTGAAGTGGATAAATAACCTGGTGAGGCAGGTATTGTTACCTGGTGAGGTGGGTAATATAACCTGGTGAGGCAGGTAATGTTACCTGGTGGGGCGGGTGTCGTACGCTGCCGGGTGGCTTGTTGATGAGCATGCTGTTGCTAACACGGAGGGGTTCGCCAATGAGCTGAGCCACCACGTGCAACAAGCGAGGGTGCTCGGTGTATGTTGAAAACACCTCGTCAAAATGGATGTCTGAAACCTGTTCAAAATCTAtgaatatattaaataatatgtctTCATAGAaatatatattgtattgtaGATATGTCTGATTAACATATCAatgtacagctcaaaccactgggtcTGAAAATTAgagatattttatattgtagtgTGTTAGTGTGTTATTGTAGTGTatttaaactaatattaaacAAACCATCGTTCAAACAAGACGTGTTTCAATATCATACCTCAATATAGGTTCTTATAACTTAGAATTATAAGAAAGAATAAGAATTATCCCTTATTAGAAAGGATTTTGCGAAATTCCGATAAGGTTGTCAAAACCTTAACCACTATACATCACacaatcacattaatattacaaaggtgAAATATGGATTGTTACCTTATTTATGAGATCTTCACCTTTAACTCCCTTAGGGATGAGGCTCGGCTCCTTGACAACGGTCATGGCTCCTCTGGCCACCACACCATTGCATATCTTTATGAATCTTTGCCTGAAATAAACATAATTAAGATTTaatcacatttataatatgcttttcctttttaataattcaatgaTTCAAGTACaacaaaccggccaagtgccaaGTAGGACTTGCAGACAAAGGGTTCAGTACCATTGTACATACAGtgacaaatttatttatttgcattcatgtctataatactaaaaaaaattataatattacaacatgaagccccgtcagggcgctgcaaagtaattaaatataaataaaatgtcacgtacttatataaaaataaaaaattaaaaaaatgttatggaaattcctaactaattatgtcctattaattatattattagtcaatcttaaaaacagtatcaatattttttttatatatcgtgttattgaggtctattctttcaaaaattctttcactctgtagaaacatttttgtactaGCCATTTAGGTTTGCGCCCTCCAGTATAATCacctatggacgggtgcaaacctaccTTTGTCACTGActctacaagaaataacacttcttTTATGGGGtgtcaccacaaattcatggtttccaCATGTTTGTCTTTATTTGTGTTTTAACACATTGCTATCTGCTAAATTACACAATTTTAGGTCAACTGGAAGATCTCCATCAGTTTTGATGCCCTTGACTGGTCttcacagacagacatacaggcagacagacccagtttccacaggatattaaaaacaaaatccacatggacgaagttgcaggcattaACTAGTAAGATTAACTTACTCACTTGCATCCATACAAACAGGTAAAGTCAATAAGTCCTTTAATCACCAAGTAACCATTGTCTTCATAGAACTGGCGTTCAGCTGCAGATACCGTATATGTTTCAGGCATTTCTGATCCCATCTGCATGCTGAAATGTATAATTAACGGTTAAAGTAATAATGTATCAATTATTACTATTAGCATGAAAAGTTCTTTCTACTAGTTATTACTTACTTGGACATCAAACCTtggtaaatacatataaaacatGAAAACCTTCTAGAAACAAGTCACATATATACCTACACTatttagtacttaataaaaacgTAGAAACAAGAAAACCAAACCAATTAAATCACAAACCATGTCGCAGACCTTGAAAATTGACTGAACATTTTTTCTTCTATaggtataaaatacaaaataggaGTAGTGCGTACCTTTCTTATAACAGTATACTTGATTCACAcacttatatatttattatttctagttTAGTTATGTATgttcttattataatattttcttatcaAAATTGGCGAAACCACGATAAAAGCAAACCACTTGTTTGCTTGCACTTTGCTTGTTTTGACTTTTGTTTGTTTACAAGGTTGactttgacagttgacacatgaAAGTGTTTCCACTTACGATTTTGGATTTACCCTAATTTCTGTAAGAATTCGCCCTAAATTACACTAATTTCTTTTCAAATATAATGTACCCTAATTTATGGAGCATAACAAGTAGTttatgttaaataatatttcacaACATTATTCCGCATTTTTGATATCATTTCGCGCCCCTAAGTCTTGTGCTGAAAAAGTGTTAatgttaaatattttcaaatgccTTTCTATCATACagtctaataaaatataattcatacctaaatacttactaataataattaatcctaATTTAGTCGTAGTCCTAATAATATCATTATGCTCTTAATTATTATGTGaaagtttaaatatttgcacTCCTTTTCACCTCACCGAAACCGATTTGGCTTTTGGAATCGAGTCTGAAGATAGCTTATGGCCTGACTTaacacagactactttttaactCAGAAAAGGCTTCAATTGGGATTTGAAAAAGTTATATGTTCGTACGGACTAAATCACAGGCCTCATCTAGCAATATCTATAAAATATGCCATTATTCTACAATACTTacggattttttttcttttctaccTTTTTGAGCCTATCTGCTCTGAAAAtcgataaatataataaaaacaaaatacttacAAAGTTAACATTGTGTAATTAGGTATACAAATACCCTTACCGCCTGAATTTCGATTTTATCCTAAATTATTCCTCATTTTAGGCATTTCGCCCTAAAATAGGGCGAAATTCATAGAAGTAGAAACACTGCTTTGCCTATAcggatctgcccgcgaaattcaaataaaGACAACTACACGTAGTTAGCCTTTATcactaaaactatttttttaactagTTTTACGGCTTTGGGTTCGAGTGTTTAGAGCAAACGAAATTACATTACAAGCGAATATTGATATTAGTAGGTGTATTACAATGTCATTTGATGTGCTGTTTGGGTGCTGAGAACTTCCTTGTTTTACGCCCGATTACAGTTATTAAACAGGAGATAAACTCAGCACAAAGTGTTGTGGTTTGCATACTTTATCAGACAAAAAAGCTGTAAGCAGGTGGTActctcatattttttaaacgagATTACAGT
The window above is part of the Maniola jurtina chromosome 5, ilManJurt1.1, whole genome shotgun sequence genome. Proteins encoded here:
- the LOC123865606 gene encoding probable phytanoyl-CoA dioxygenase isoform X2, with amino-acid sequence MFSQFSSMQMGSEMPETYTVSAAERQFYEDNGYLVIKGLIDFTCLYGCKQRFIKICNGVVARGAMTVVKEPSLIPKGVKGEDLINKVSDIHFDEVFSTYTEHPRLLHVVAQLIGEPLRVSNSMLINKPPGSVRHPPHQDLYYFPFRPAEKIIGVWTAIDDVTVENGCLYVLPKSHKRNILYPHGNLPDSNKMYHGILDPAASEEPRAQLEMSPGDTVFFHPLLVHGSGPNTTRGYRKALTAHYAHEGCHYIDVQTSDAEQGSVQRALAAEVEAEAKRRGFALNFTDVWRYKSKSIESKALQSKL
- the LOC123865606 gene encoding probable phytanoyl-CoA dioxygenase isoform X4 gives rise to the protein MQMGSEMPETYTVSAAERQFYEDNGYLVIKGLIDFTCLYGCKQRFIKICNGVVARGAMTVVKEPSLIPKGVKGEDLINKVSDIHFDEVFSTYTEHPRLLHVVAQLIGEPLRVSNSMLINKPPGSVRHPPHQDLYYFPFRPAEKIIGVWTAIDDVTVENGCLYVLPKSHKRNILYPHGNLPDSNKMYHGILDPAASEEPRAQLEMSPGDTVFFHPLLVHGSGPNTTRGYRKALTAHYAHEGCHYIDVQTSDAEQGSVQRALAAEVEAEAKRRGFALNFTDVWRYKSKSIESKALQSKL
- the LOC123865606 gene encoding probable phytanoyl-CoA dioxygenase isoform X1, whose translation is MFSQFSRSATCMQMGSEMPETYTVSAAERQFYEDNGYLVIKGLIDFTCLYGCKQRFIKICNGVVARGAMTVVKEPSLIPKGVKGEDLINKVSDIHFDEVFSTYTEHPRLLHVVAQLIGEPLRVSNSMLINKPPGSVRHPPHQDLYYFPFRPAEKIIGVWTAIDDVTVENGCLYVLPKSHKRNILYPHGNLPDSNKMYHGILDPAASEEPRAQLEMSPGDTVFFHPLLVHGSGPNTTRGYRKALTAHYAHEGCHYIDVQTSDAEQGSVQRALAAEVEAEAKRRGFALNFTDVWRYKSKSIESKALQSKL
- the LOC123865606 gene encoding probable phytanoyl-CoA dioxygenase isoform X3 — protein: MSNMQMGSEMPETYTVSAAERQFYEDNGYLVIKGLIDFTCLYGCKQRFIKICNGVVARGAMTVVKEPSLIPKGVKGEDLINKVSDIHFDEVFSTYTEHPRLLHVVAQLIGEPLRVSNSMLINKPPGSVRHPPHQDLYYFPFRPAEKIIGVWTAIDDVTVENGCLYVLPKSHKRNILYPHGNLPDSNKMYHGILDPAASEEPRAQLEMSPGDTVFFHPLLVHGSGPNTTRGYRKALTAHYAHEGCHYIDVQTSDAEQGSVQRALAAEVEAEAKRRGFALNFTDVWRYKSKSIESKALQSKL